The Eremothecium cymbalariae DBVPG#7215 chromosome 1, complete sequence DNA segment attgattcTAACGGCCATGTGAAACTGACAGATTTTGGGCTATCTAGAATGGGATTGATTAGGCGTCACAAGAAACAGCACAGGAGACATTACACTTTACCAAATGTCACTACCAAATCAAGACATAATAGTTTAACACCTGAAGAAGCGGGAAGTGGGGAAGGAAGTGGTTCGGGAACAAGCACTGCTACACCCACAAATTTGCTGGAGGGATTAATCGTGAGTAGGAGGGCAGAAAGGTCTGATTCGATCTCAAGTTCACGCTCGCAATTGGATGCACAAACATTGCATAGAACTGGCTCCCAGGTTTCCTTTTCAATGATAGATATATCAAGATCAGGTACCCCTCCTCCCCCTTCAAATCTGCAACTGCCATTACAACAGACTCTTCAGCCTCCAGCCtcacaacaacagcaacagcagcaacaacaacaacaacaacaacaacaacaacaacaaactcCTATATTGGTTGCACCACCAAGCAGTAGTAGCCTACCAAAACGGAATGCGTCGGTGGTATCTTTCGATACTTCCGATACTTCTCGTGATTTAGCCCTATTCAATCCTGATGAGGATAGTAGTAAAAGATTTTTTGGCACCCCTGACTATCTATCACCAGAAACTATTTTGGGTACGGGAGAAAGCGATTGTTCAGATTGGTGGTCTGTCGGTTGTATTCTATTCGAGTTTTTGTTGGGCTATCCTCCATTTCATGCACCAACTGTTGAAGAAGTGTTcaaaaacattttaaaTGAACAAATTGATTGGCCTACCTTCCCTAATAAGGAGACAGAGCTTGAGTATCTTACACCTGAAGCCAAGGATTTGATCACTAAGTTATTGGTGTTCAACCCAGAGGAACGTCTTGGTGCCAATGGCGCACAAGAGATCAAATACCATCCTTATTTTAAAGGTATTAACTGGGATAAAGTTTATGATGAGGAAGCTTCTTTTGTGCCTTCTTTAGACAACCCAGAAGATACAGACTATTTCGATTTGCGGGGCGCAGAGTTAGATGAGTTGCTGCGGGATAATTATGGTGAGGACGACCTCCATAACGACTGTATATTGAATACACCAACCCAATCATTTAGGACAGATAAAAAACAAGCGAGTAATCACAGTAGTGGAAATAGCACACCCATACCGAAGATGAGTATTGCGTCAGTTTTTGACTCGTTATCCCAAGAAAACGTTAGCGGTAGTAGTAACACCAGTTCCCAAACACTGAAACACATACCTTTGGCTATCCCTCCACACTTAAGGGAACGGAGGCCAAGCAAATTGAATGACATGCAAACGGAATTTGGCTCTTTTAGCTACCGTAATATAAGCGCATTGGATAAAGCAAATAAAGATACCATTAACAGATTGAAAAGCGAGCATTATTCAGACCATATTCATACAAGAGGATCGCCTAGCTCGCTGTCAAGTTCCTCTTCAGAAACCTCTACCAAGCTAAAACCTGCGAATCCTGGATCATCAGCCTCATCTCCTATCTGTTCAATGCCTGTAGGTGGTAAGGTACCATTTGGTAGATCGGGTTCTCCTCAAATGGTAAGGACAAACTCTCCAAGTAGAAGAAACAGCACAGAACAAACAACCAGTGCTTCCAATTCGTCAGTAATAACACAAAGAAGACATACATGGGACCAGCACTCCTCTTTGGAAGTAGATTACCAAAATTCTCCAAGCCCTTCTATCACTAAGTTCAAGTCGCCGCTTTCTCCAACTCAGAACATTGGAACTTCGAGGTCAAGGATGCATTCCAGAACCTCATCGCAAAGAACGAGTATCAGCGAAATATCCATGGAAGACGATGAACGCCAGGCTGCCCTCTCCAAAGTCAACACATTGAGAAGCCGCAGACGTAGTGGTCGTAAAAGCTCATCTGGGATTAGCGATGTTGGCTACAATATGGATGTATTGCTCTGTGAACCTATTCCTATTCATAGATACCGTTTGGCTAGAGACTTGGAGTTGCTTGGTTGTTCTGTAGTAGCAGTTGGTACTGGAGACGAAATAGTCAGGCGTGCCACAAGTGGTGTCAGGTTCGATCTAATCATTACCACCTTAAAATTGCCCAAAATAGGAGCTATTGACATTGCGAGATTACTAAGGCATACTACAAGCATAAACTGCAACACTCCAATcgttgctgttgctgtgaATTATCACGATGTTGGGagcaatatatttgatgatgtcTTAGAAAGGCCGATAGGTGTGGAACAGTTGAGAAAAATGGTTTCCAAATATGCTTTATTAAAGTCACAACAGCAACATGAGGACACTATCCTGAGTGATCAAGATATTTAAACAAAAGAATCAATGCTGCccataataaataatatgtGGTTGGAATTTTCTTTCTAGGTTTAACTAATGTGTCTGTCTATATGCGTATGTGTCCTTAATTTTGAATAGCTGCTGCTTGTGACGTTTTCATTAATACCTATCATACTATTTATATCTTACGAAATCGTTGATATACTATGCTTCAACAATTATCCTTTATACAGCTTATGAAAAAGAGCCCGGTAGCTTCTAGCCTTTTAGACTGACAGCCGTAATCGCTTTTGTAGATAGACTGTTCCTATTTGAAGCTGTGACAGCCTGTTGTATTGTCACCTGACAATTACATTATGATCCACACAAACATTGTACGACTTAAGATAAACCATGAACGCGCGCAACCATTTGAAGCGAATTCTTAGAAACTACAGTATCCAAAATTTGCAACGTTCATTTGCAGGTAGCTATAACCTCTTTCTTGTATTAAATCTGCTTATGGCGACGATCTTGAGGATTAGCTTGCTTAAAGAAAGCTGATTATAAATATCTCCTTGTACGATTACGAATTGTTCGTCACGTGcttttctctttttaacaaaaattttgttTGGATCTAAATGAAAGAAATGACCTTTCTTTGTAGCATTACATCGATAAAATAGCTTCACGTTTAATTGATAACCTGAGAAATAGCACCTCAAGAGATGCCTACTATATCTGTGTACAAGCAGcaattatttgatttattgGGTAGGAACTATACAAATGAAGAGTTTGATGAACTCTGTTTCGAATTTGGCATCGAGCTAGATGAAGACACTACTGAAGAAGCTTTGAAAAACGGCCAAGAACCAgaatataaaattgaaattggTGCTAATCGTTACGATCTGTTATGTATTGAAGGTATTGCTCAGTCGTTGAACGAATACTTGGGTAGAGAAAAGGCACCAAACTATAAGTTAACTAAGCCAACTACTAAGTTGTACGTTGATCAGTCAACCGAACAGATCAGACCTTATGCTGCTGCCGCAATTTTAAGAAACATCAGTTTCAATAAAAGGTCTTATGATTCCTTTATTGCACTGCAGGAGAAGTTACATGCTAATTTGTGCAGGAACAGAACTCTTGTGGCTGTGGGTACTCATGATTACGACACCATCCAGGGCCCATTTCACTATAAAGGGCTTCCCCCAAGGGAATTTAAATTCATTCCTTTGAATCAAACCCAAATGTTAACTGGAGCAGAAGTTATTGAACTATATAAGACCCCAGCACAGAAGAACAACCTGGGTCGTTATGTTCACATTATCGAAAACTCACCAGTATACCCCGTTATACTTGATTCAACCAACTTAGTTTGTTCTTTACCCCCAATAATTAATTCAGAGCACTCGAAAATAACTTTGAACACTCGTAACGTGTTCATTGAAATTACTGCCACGGATAAAACAAAGGCAGAGATCGTCTTAAACCAGTTGGTGGCCATGTTTTCTCGCTATTGTGATGAAGCTTTCACTGTTGAACCTGTGGAAGTAATTTCCATTCACAACAATGAATCTCGTATCACTCCTAACTTTGAACCCAGAAGTATGAATGTGTCTGTAAATTACATCAATTCCACATTAGGTTTGACAGATTCACCTGAACAAATCTGTGGctatttgaagaaaatgtcTTTGCATGCTGTACCAGTGGCAGGAGATGAAGATCAGCTTGAGGTCACAATTCCAATAACCAGACCTgatattcttcatccttGTGATATCCTTGAGGATGCTGCTGTTGGTTATGGTTACAATAACTTGCCAAAGCAGGAAAAAATTTCTAATGGGAACTTTATTGCTGCGCCATTGCCCATAAATAAGGTTTCTGATATCTTCAGACTTGCTTCTTCTCAGGCCTCTTGGTTAGAGGTAATGCCATTAACTTTGTGCTCTCATGACGAGAACTTTAAATTTTTGAGAGTTAAGGATGATAGCTCACTGGCTGTTAAATTAGCAAATCCGAAGACTATTGAATACCAAGTTGTTAGAACTACCTTGTTACCAGGTATATTGAAGACAGTCAAGGAAAACAGGAAGCAATCCCTGCCTATCAAGGTTTTTGAAAGTGGTGACGTAGTCTTCAAGAATGAGattttggaaagaaaagcaTTTAATGAACGACATTGGGCGGCCGTATACGTTGGTAAAAACTCTGGATTTGAAGTGATTCAGGGCTTGTTGGGCAAAATCATGCAAACTTTCAGAACTCAATGGGTTGCAGATTATGGAAATGCGGCTACTGGTAGAGGCTACTGGATCGAAGAAGATGATTCACTGCCAACATTTTTCCCAGGGAGAGGTGCAGTAGTCATGTTCAGATCTAGAGAAGGTGAGACCGCAAAGAAAATTGGTCACCTAGGAGTTTTGCATCCTGAAGTCATGaacaattttgaaatccCATACGTTGGTTCCTATGTAGAATTGAATTCTGAAGTTTTCTTGTAAATTTTTGGTTCACCACTAAATAGCTTCGATAAAACGTAGGCTTAAGATatacaaatttaaataGAAAATTATCGTACTTTTTTTCTGACTAGTTACTATAGAATCGACACTTCAGTTCATTGCAACTCATCGGCAAATGCAAATGTCATAGTCTCCTTTTGACCAAAACTCTCATTATCATGGTCCATGCTTTCGGTGGCTAACGTACCTTTCAAAGGGCTGTCAATTGATGATTCATTTTCTGAGGTATGTGACGGTACGACTTTAATATCCTTGTACGAATGCATGTCTTTGTTTACAGCATCGCGAAGATGTTGTAATTCCTCAACCAAAGCATCGGGATCTATTATAGGTGACTCAGTATCCCCGTGTACTATATCTCCACCAGCTCTATCATGATCCTTGTTTTTCACATAATTTTCAGAATGATTAtgtttcaacttttcctcATACATATCCTGCCATTGTTccttttttggtttaaaCCACCTAGAAACCCAGGTGCCCTTATgctttttatcttttttattagaTAATTTATGTTGCACATCTTGTAAGTCATGAACTAATTTCCGTTGCCTTTTAATGTGCTCTGGATCTGGGGAATCATCGATCTCAGCAAATTCTTCACTTAAAACAGATATTCCAAGCCTCTTTAACAAAGAAGGGATATTCTTCCTGTAGGCCATATGACCTTCTACCAAATCTGTACAATTCATATTTTCGATTTCTTCAATACCCTCTATTGGAGATATACCAGCAACACTTTTTAATCCGCCAGCGGTTGCGCGAAACAAGTATCCTAATATCCAATCCTTGTCTGAATAACCATTGACGAATCTTCCACTAACTACAGATCGAGCTAAAACCATTTCATCACGGTAATATACCAATGGAGAACCAAATAGATaaacatcttcaacaagGCCGATAGCACTTTTTTTGCTCAATTCAACTAGACAAGAGTAAATTACCCTAGAACCTAAAGAAAAGCCCACCAAAGAAACAGGTCTTTCGCCTAAGTTTCGAGCAATGAGTGTATCAGCAAGAATCAAACCTGCAGCCCAAGCTCTATCTAAAGAGACGTTCCAGGGATTGTCAATGATATAGCCTAACTTCGATAGCAGATTAGGCACTTGAATAGCTGCCATTAATGCGGTTAACACTGTTGCTCCCAGGATTTGTTGAATCGTCTGGGTCACAATCTCACTTGctaatattgttattgtttGACCTGTCGATTTTAACATATCTGGCTCCCAATGCAAAGAGTATAAATCTCCTTCTACAGGATCTACAGGAGAAAACGGCAACCTAACGTCATCTTCCTTGCCAACCATCCAGCCTGATACACTGACCATTAAATTTACCCTTCTATTGTTATGCAACGGTCTGAATTCAAAAGTCTTAACGCTGCCCATTCTTCTACTCATTGCCTTACGGCCAATGTTAGCACCTATAGCTGTACTTGAAACTGCAACTACTGTAGTGCCACCTGCGCCTGTCAAAAATCCGGCTGCGGAAACACCAATAGTTGATAATCCTGAAGCAAGACCAGCACCAATAAC contains these protein-coding regions:
- the FRS1 gene encoding phenylalanine--tRNA ligase subunit beta (similar to Ashbya gossypii ACR219W): MPTISVYKQQLFDLLGRNYTNEEFDELCFEFGIELDEDTTEEALKNGQEPEYKIEIGANRYDLLCIEGIAQSLNEYLGREKAPNYKLTKPTTKLYVDQSTEQIRPYAAAAILRNISFNKRSYDSFIALQEKLHANLCRNRTLVAVGTHDYDTIQGPFHYKGLPPREFKFIPLNQTQMLTGAEVIELYKTPAQKNNLGRYVHIIENSPVYPVILDSTNLVCSLPPIINSEHSKITLNTRNVFIEITATDKTKAEIVLNQLVAMFSRYCDEAFTVEPVEVISIHNNESRITPNFEPRSMNVSVNYINSTLGLTDSPEQICGYLKKMSLHAVPVAGDEDQLEVTIPITRPDILHPCDILEDAAVGYGYNNLPKQEKISNGNFIAAPLPINKVSDIFRLASSQASWLEVMPLTLCSHDENFKFLRVKDDSSLAVKLANPKTIEYQVVRTTLLPGILKTVKENRKQSLPIKVFESGDVVFKNEILERKAFNERHWAAVYVGKNSGFEVIQGLLGKIMQTFRTQWVADYGNAATGRGYWIEEDDSLPTFFPGRGAVVMFRSREGETAKKIGHLGVLHPEVMNNFEIPYVGSYVELNSEVFL